A portion of the Halobacillus ihumii genome contains these proteins:
- a CDS encoding DUF6366 family protein — protein sequence MSRDNETPEERRERLRQKELNNPSSSVHGSILSDLVGGLGWKGTGILILVLIFAVIIYAIFFR from the coding sequence ATGAGCAGAGATAACGAAACACCTGAGGAAAGAAGAGAGAGGCTAAGACAAAAAGAACTAAACAATCCTTCCAGTAGTGTACACGGGAGCATTCTTTCTGATTTAGTCGGTGGTTTAGGATGGAAAGGTACTGGAATACTTATTCTTGTACTAATATTTGCTGTTATAATATATGCCATTTTCTTCCGTTAA
- a CDS encoding DinB family protein has translation MNYLSKGLYGENAHVNTLTVFDGLGIEQAGDVVLNQHSIWQILNHMIYWQEYILRLLKGEETAPPKHASETWPTEVKPPAKKDWDLAVNKFTDSLNEVIRFAENEHGVSNGQVEHLLSLISHNSYHSGQVVIIRRFLNQWPPPTGGDTW, from the coding sequence ATGAACTATTTATCCAAAGGATTATACGGAGAAAATGCTCACGTTAACACATTGACGGTTTTCGATGGATTAGGCATCGAGCAAGCAGGTGATGTGGTTCTTAACCAGCATTCAATTTGGCAAATTCTAAATCATATGATCTACTGGCAGGAATATATTTTACGCCTTTTGAAGGGAGAAGAGACAGCACCGCCAAAACATGCTTCAGAGACATGGCCAACAGAAGTAAAACCACCTGCGAAAAAGGATTGGGATTTGGCTGTAAACAAATTTACAGATAGTTTAAATGAAGTTATTCGATTTGCAGAAAACGAGCATGGCGTTTCAAATGGTCAAGTGGAGCACCTTCTTTCGTTAATTTCTCACAATAGTTATCATTCTGGGCAGGTTGTGATTATCAGACGCTTTCTGAATCAGTGGCCACCTCCTACAGGTGGAGATACATGGTAG